In Asterias amurensis chromosome 4, ASM3211899v1, one genomic interval encodes:
- the LOC139936156 gene encoding uncharacterized protein isoform X3: MDRKWSQAQTSFWEKTADETSHITSHTQGGKDNDEDAAPSSCICSPLKMHIRRWRKRRQSKVVPLSKNLSDNNMMRVHGGVATPVTPMKPDTNPFCLGDVQKIQTPEVAINASKLMIPNLLGLVTTEIDTFGQESHPSKIEVLSNEGTRGQIFPSILETSTAKDLPLQKHKPIFKVAPALSDYQQAKTTKMSPNEDHLVSDVSRESICSLRPKTSRGTKQDLDLVIKTDDIIKIQDSMFNVWTREENKQEHIDSDDENLVVPGLEITGNVLSGDELNLDTNTDESDGENNNELADLKSSDDEYDSWVQIEEAVAASRMSSRMNVEKQRDEVSQDQGERGNDVVPGEIQYELKQREQWQLAAIGEWSVICQDDDEVNDDYSQSYLMKDEFQKEQEIREDWRPILDRHQSLSIIQDLRTMQTLSKCTISQSERAMRQFARICRGPVPFSHSGQTKTEAIASLSRKVQRQTKRISEEISNTFMEFYHIFEEIDDLREKQDRVEDFFQKDLVKRDSEKQRASAPPPRSATPRRSSSRLQQWELDINLMDTYSEGRVRSSSLITIMPTIGENDIYTVPERSSQLSRSQCQEIDYDSDDFPEYNGMDYVSPVEGDDVTPVDDTDNKDNDVTFHKIN; this comes from the coding sequence AGTCAAAGGTTGTCCCTCTCTCCAAAAACCTTTCAGACAACAACATGATGAGGGTACATGGAGGAGTGGCTACACCAGTTACACCGATGAAACCAGATACCAACCCGTTTTGTCTGGGTGATGTCCAGAAAATTCAAACACCAGAAGTGGCAATAAATGCCTCAAAACTGATGATTCCAAACCTGTTGGGATTGGTTACCACGGAAATTGACACTTTTGGACAGGAATCCCATCCAAGCAAGATAGAAGTGCTGTCGAATGAGGGAACAAGAGGACAGATCTTTCCAAGCATTCTTGAAACTTCAACTGCCAAGGATCTCCCACTACAGAAACACAAACCCATCTTCAAAGTGGCACCAGCTCTCTCAGATTATCAGCAGGCGAAGACAACCAAGATGTCTCCAAATGAAGATCATCTCGTCAGTGATGTATCCAGAGAAAGCATATGTTCTCTTCGGCCTAAGACTTCCCGTGGCACCAAACAAGATCTTGACCTGGTAATCAAGACTGATGACATAATCAAAATTCAAGATTCGATGTTCAATGTCTGGACCAGAGAAGAAAATAAACAGGAACACATTGATTCTGATGATGAGAATCTAGTTGTCCCGGGACTGGAGATAACCGGTAATGTCTTGAGTGGTGATGAGCTAAACTTAGATACAAATACAGATGAAAGTGATGGTGAGAATAATAATGAGCTGGCCGATCTCAAAAGCAGTGATGACGAGTACGACAGTTGGGTACAAATAGAGGAAGCAGTTGCTGCCTCAAGGATGTCTTCGAGAATGAACGTTGAAAAACAAAGGGATGAAGTATCCCAAGACCAAGGAGAAAGGGGAAATGATGTTGTCCCAGGAGAGATTCAGTATGAGCTGAAACAACGAGAGCAATGGCAACTTGCCGCCATTGGCGAATGGTCAGTCATCTGTCAAGATGATGATGAAGTGAACGATGATTACAGTCAGAGCTACCTGATGAAAGACGAGTTCCAAAAAGAGCAAGAAATTCGTGAAGACTGGAGACCCATCCTAGATCGTCATCAATCTCTCAGCATCATACAGGACCTTCGAACAATGCAAACCCTCTCAAAATGTACCATCAGTCAAAGCGAAAGGGCGATGCGCCAATTCGCTCGTATATGCCGAGGTCCGGTGCCCTTTTCCCACTCCGGTCAAACCAAGACCGAAGCCATCGCAAGTCTTTCCAGAAAGGTACAACGACAGACCAAGCGAATCTCCGAGGAGATATCCAACACTTTTATGGAGTTCTACCACATATTCGAGGAGATAGATGACTTGAGAGAAAAGCAGGATCGAGTAGAAGACTTCTTCCAGAAAGATCTCGTAAAGAGAGATTCCGAAAAACAGAGGGCGTCTGCACCTCCTCCAAGAAGTGCAACCCCAAGGAGGTCTTCTAGTCGGCTTCAGCAATGGGAGCTTGACATTAACCTGATGGACACATACTCCGAGGGCAGGGTGAGGTCATCAAGTCTCATCACAATTATGCCAACCATTGGCGAGAACGATATTTATACCGTACCCGAGAGGAGCAGCCAACTCTCACGGTCACAGTGTCAAGAAATTGACTACGACTCGGACGACTTTCCTGAATATAATGGAATGGATTACGTAAGCCCGGTTGAAGGTGATGACGTCACGCCAGTTGACGATACCGACAACAAAGATAATGACGTCACATTCCATAAAATAAACTGA